A genomic stretch from Telmatocola sphagniphila includes:
- a CDS encoding tetratricopeptide repeat protein: MRRITLLPVLVMALLFTLPGEAQTTKDSPAAAATRARLKIKISIEMKNEMLREVLKEISGNLQDIKKGSLSTYPDQGVSMNSRITVVVQNKTVEEILDSALKPLDLGYIIVSKPGDRYDGWLLLKKGNFRGDENAPDGKKKEEAKAKDKDMPEKKDTTKSDSASDDKEAKRLLNNAKNYISLNRNEKAKDLLKEILDKHPNSKSVDEAKKLLESLDK, from the coding sequence ATGCGTCGAATCACTCTTCTTCCCGTTCTGGTGATGGCCTTGTTGTTTACCCTTCCCGGGGAAGCGCAAACCACCAAGGATTCGCCGGCCGCCGCGGCCACCCGCGCCCGGCTCAAAATCAAAATCAGCATTGAGATGAAGAACGAGATGCTCCGGGAGGTGCTAAAGGAAATCTCAGGGAATCTCCAGGATATTAAAAAAGGCAGCCTGAGCACTTACCCCGATCAGGGGGTCTCCATGAATTCCCGCATTACCGTTGTGGTCCAGAACAAAACCGTCGAGGAGATCCTGGATTCGGCTTTGAAGCCTCTCGACCTCGGCTATATCATCGTTTCCAAGCCGGGCGACCGTTACGATGGCTGGCTCCTTTTGAAGAAGGGCAATTTCCGAGGCGATGAGAATGCCCCCGACGGGAAGAAGAAGGAAGAGGCAAAGGCGAAGGACAAGGACATGCCGGAGAAGAAAGATACCACCAAATCCGATTCGGCCAGCGACGACAAGGAAGCCAAGCGTCTGCTGAACAATGCCAAGAACTATATCTCCCTGAACCGGAACGAGAAAGCGAAAGATCTCCTGAAAGAAATACTCGACAAACATCCGAATTCCAAATCGGTGGATGAGGCCAAGAAACTCCTCGAATCGCTCGACAAGTGA
- a CDS encoding PIG-L deacetylase family protein codes for MSKSVLAILAHPDDAEILCAGTLIRLRQEHNWTVHIATMTAGDCGTAEYPPEKIAEIRRSEGASAAKLIGGEYHCLGARDMRVEYSNDLVEKTVQLMCKVRASVVLTHSPDDYHPDHEATSKIVRTATFAAPIPNYLHGRWIDPPLEHIPHLYYCDPVEGKDILGRPIVPGFWIEVTKVMDLKSQMLAAHASQRNWLIKHHGVDDYIISMKDWSAKQGKNVAFEYAEGFRQHLGHSYPQNNLLAELLGSKTL; via the coding sequence ATGTCGAAGTCGGTTCTCGCAATTCTCGCCCATCCCGACGATGCAGAAATACTTTGTGCGGGAACGCTGATCCGACTTCGGCAGGAACATAACTGGACGGTTCACATTGCGACCATGACTGCGGGTGACTGCGGCACGGCGGAATATCCTCCCGAAAAAATTGCCGAGATTAGACGATCCGAGGGAGCTTCGGCCGCGAAGCTCATCGGGGGCGAGTACCACTGCCTGGGAGCTCGCGATATGCGAGTGGAGTACTCGAACGATCTGGTGGAGAAAACGGTTCAACTGATGTGTAAAGTTCGTGCGTCCGTCGTGCTGACGCACAGCCCCGATGATTACCACCCCGATCACGAAGCTACCAGCAAAATCGTACGCACTGCCACCTTTGCGGCCCCTATCCCCAATTATCTTCATGGCCGCTGGATCGATCCACCTCTGGAGCATATTCCTCACCTCTACTATTGCGACCCGGTGGAAGGCAAAGATATTCTGGGACGCCCGATCGTGCCGGGATTCTGGATCGAAGTGACGAAGGTCATGGATTTGAAATCGCAGATGCTGGCCGCTCATGCCAGCCAGCGAAACTGGCTGATCAAACATCACGGTGTGGACGATTACATCATTTCAATGAAAGACTGGTCCGCCAAACAGGGTAAAAATGTCGCCTTTGAGTATGCCGAAGGATTTCGGCAGCATCTGGGACACAGCTATCCCCAGAACAATTTACTCGCAGAGCTACTCGGGTCCAAAACGCTCTAA
- a CDS encoding polyprenol monophosphomannose synthase produces MQAGSQPDGENSGVSPAVRLLVTLATYNERDNLRALSEEILSKVPFAQLLVIDDNSPDGTGKLADELKAADPRIDVIHRSGKLGLGTAMLAACKYAFENEFDFLLNLDADFSHPPRFIPAILEGMKRNDVMIGSRYTPGGGTENWPLSRKIISRSVNLLVRILFGMGVRDASGAFRCYRVSKLRQAKLERIWSRGYSFQQEVLYRCFRAGSKLGETPIIFENRRAGVSKVNLREAVRSLSMLVFLGIRYRLGLDHVAKLSLPVLSH; encoded by the coding sequence ATGCAAGCAGGAAGTCAACCGGATGGCGAAAATAGCGGAGTTTCGCCTGCGGTGCGCCTGTTGGTAACCCTGGCAACTTATAACGAACGGGATAATTTGCGGGCGCTTTCGGAAGAAATTCTCTCCAAAGTCCCGTTTGCCCAACTTCTGGTCATCGATGACAATTCCCCCGATGGAACAGGGAAACTGGCCGACGAATTGAAGGCGGCCGATCCCCGGATCGATGTGATCCACCGTTCGGGAAAGCTCGGCCTCGGCACTGCCATGCTGGCCGCGTGCAAATATGCTTTCGAGAACGAGTTCGATTTCCTGTTAAATCTGGACGCCGATTTCAGCCATCCGCCGCGTTTCATTCCTGCCATCTTGGAAGGGATGAAACGAAACGACGTGATGATCGGTTCGCGTTACACGCCGGGCGGGGGCACGGAAAACTGGCCTCTTTCCCGTAAAATCATCAGTCGCTCGGTAAATCTGCTGGTTCGCATACTGTTTGGGATGGGTGTCCGGGACGCCAGCGGGGCTTTCCGCTGTTATCGGGTCAGCAAGCTTCGACAGGCCAAATTGGAACGAATCTGGTCGCGTGGGTATTCCTTCCAGCAGGAAGTGCTCTACCGCTGTTTTCGAGCGGGCAGCAAATTGGGCGAAACGCCGATCATATTCGAAAATCGTCGAGCCGGGGTGTCGAAAGTGAACCTCCGGGAGGCCGTGCGTTCGCTGAGCATGCTGGTTTTCCTCGGCATCCGCTATCGGCTGGGACTCGACCACGTGGCCAAGCTGTCCCTTCCGGTTTTGTCCCACTAG
- a CDS encoding NAD-dependent epimerase/dehydratase family protein, with product MRVLITGGYGFIGAWIIKALLEKGASVWVYDLKEDARRMRMILSEEQVRKVVFIPGNVTDQLLLTSALKENAISHIIHLAGLQVPTCRANPILGAQVNVMGTLAVFEAIRTLGEQVKRVVYASSAAVFGPPEAYGPGRQPDDARLLPSTHYGYFKCCNEGNARIYFQDFGISSIGLRPWTVYGVGRDLGMTSDPTKAIKSVVMNRPFHIAFGGITDFQYVEDVAQIFVRCLEAPYKGAKSYNLRGAVVDIPAFLKTLIEIAPEAAKLITHGTSQLAIAYDLDDAGLQKDIGDIPSTSLKDGIRKTLEIFQKLKAENRLTTEDLEAAKPAVVTVDEP from the coding sequence GTGCGTGTTCTGATCACCGGCGGATATGGCTTTATCGGTGCCTGGATCATCAAAGCTCTTCTGGAGAAGGGGGCCTCGGTCTGGGTTTACGATCTCAAGGAGGACGCTCGCCGGATGAGGATGATCCTCTCCGAAGAGCAGGTTCGAAAAGTCGTATTCATTCCCGGTAACGTGACCGATCAGTTGCTTCTCACTTCGGCCCTAAAAGAAAATGCTATTTCGCACATCATCCACCTTGCGGGATTGCAGGTGCCGACTTGCCGGGCCAATCCGATTCTCGGCGCTCAAGTAAACGTTATGGGCACACTTGCTGTATTCGAAGCGATTCGAACGCTCGGCGAGCAGGTGAAGCGAGTGGTTTACGCTAGCTCGGCCGCCGTGTTCGGCCCCCCGGAAGCTTATGGGCCGGGACGTCAACCCGATGATGCCCGCTTGTTACCCAGCACACACTACGGCTATTTCAAATGCTGCAATGAAGGCAATGCCCGCATCTATTTTCAGGATTTCGGCATCAGCAGCATCGGTCTGCGACCCTGGACGGTCTATGGTGTCGGGCGGGATCTGGGAATGACCAGCGATCCGACCAAGGCGATCAAATCAGTGGTCATGAATCGGCCTTTTCACATCGCTTTTGGGGGCATCACCGACTTCCAGTACGTCGAGGATGTGGCTCAGATTTTCGTCCGCTGTCTGGAAGCCCCGTATAAAGGGGCGAAGTCCTATAACCTGCGGGGAGCGGTCGTCGATATTCCTGCATTCCTTAAGACTCTGATCGAAATTGCGCCCGAAGCGGCCAAGTTGATTACGCACGGAACTTCCCAACTGGCCATTGCTTACGATCTGGACGATGCCGGTCTGCAGAAGGATATCGGTGACATCCCCAGCACCAGCTTGAAAGACGGGATTCGTAAGACGCTGGAGATTTTCCAGAAGTTGAAAGCAGAAAACCGGCTCACGACTGAAGATCTGGAAGCCGCCAAGCCCGCTGTTGTGACGGTGGATGAGCCATAG
- the aat gene encoding leucyl/phenylalanyl-tRNA--protein transferase: MKSTGFKKPWIPVHLADDEGLVGVGGDLSPETLLNAYADGVFPWFSEGDPILWWSPNPRAIIEYDDFHISKSLAKTIRKQKFITRLDSAFEMVMAECGRHRPEGTWINSEMLRAYSRMHKLGFAHSAEAWLDGVLVGGVYGVGVGGLFSAESMFFRETDASKVALAYLINHLKARGYLLVDVQIINDHTRSLGATEIGRNKYVTRVKTALAAQIDFLEKPAT; this comes from the coding sequence GTGAAATCGACCGGCTTCAAAAAACCCTGGATCCCCGTTCACCTGGCCGATGATGAAGGATTGGTCGGCGTAGGTGGGGATTTGTCTCCCGAAACATTGCTCAACGCCTACGCGGACGGGGTTTTCCCCTGGTTCTCCGAAGGAGATCCCATCCTCTGGTGGTCCCCCAATCCCCGAGCAATTATCGAATATGACGACTTTCACATTTCCAAAAGCCTCGCCAAAACCATTCGCAAACAAAAGTTCATCACCCGCTTAGACTCGGCCTTCGAAATGGTCATGGCGGAGTGCGGCCGGCATCGCCCCGAGGGAACCTGGATCAACAGCGAAATGCTGCGTGCCTACTCCCGGATGCACAAACTGGGTTTTGCCCATTCCGCCGAAGCCTGGCTGGACGGCGTGCTGGTAGGAGGCGTTTACGGAGTGGGCGTCGGCGGACTCTTCAGTGCGGAATCGATGTTCTTCCGCGAAACCGATGCTTCCAAAGTGGCCTTGGCGTACTTGATCAACCATTTGAAAGCTCGCGGGTATCTACTCGTGGATGTGCAGATCATCAATGACCACACGCGCAGTTTGGGGGCAACCGAAATCGGACGGAATAAATATGTGACGCGAGTGAAGACTGCGCTCGCAGCCCAGATCGATTTTCTGGAAAAACCAGCGACTTAG
- a CDS encoding YifB family Mg chelatase-like AAA ATPase, translating into MLSKLTTFALVGIDALPVEVEVDNTHAQMPKTVLVGLPEMAVREAVHRIERALFNLNYALPDGRTVINLAPADLRKDAGGFDLPIALGMLIATRQLKADALAEYAICGELALDGSVRPVKGALAMAMAAQELGVKKLLVPIANAREAAVVEDIEVFGVGTLTDAVGMLSGYLTLEPTTSQLTTLQQKMNQYDIDFGDVRGQEFAKRALAVAAAGGHNVLMIGSPGTGKTMLSRRLATILPPLTAFESLETTRIYSAMGRLPAGESLLTTRPFRSPHHTISDAGMVGGGTIPTPGEISLAHHGVLFLDELPEFNRRSLEVLRQPLEEGKVTISRATHSSTFPASFILVASMNPCPCGYLGDPKHACKCSPIQIEKYMGRISGPLLDRIDMHIEVPAVPFKELSTQREGTGSTQMREQVDRARAIQAARFGAGVKSINSRMSSRQLRKFCTLESSSQDLLQSAMEMLGLSARAHDRILRVARTIADIEGTAEIQSSHVSEAIAYRTLDRRLWAKM; encoded by the coding sequence GTGTTATCGAAGCTTACAACATTCGCCCTGGTCGGAATTGACGCTCTGCCTGTTGAGGTCGAAGTCGACAATACTCACGCCCAGATGCCCAAGACAGTTCTGGTCGGACTGCCTGAAATGGCCGTCCGCGAAGCGGTCCACCGCATCGAGCGCGCCCTCTTCAATCTCAATTACGCCCTGCCCGATGGCCGAACGGTCATCAACCTGGCCCCGGCCGATCTCCGCAAAGACGCTGGCGGTTTCGACCTGCCTATTGCACTCGGTATGCTGATTGCCACCCGGCAGTTGAAAGCGGACGCCTTGGCCGAGTATGCCATCTGCGGCGAACTCGCTCTCGATGGCAGCGTGCGACCCGTCAAAGGGGCGCTGGCCATGGCGATGGCCGCCCAGGAATTAGGTGTCAAGAAATTGCTAGTTCCCATCGCCAACGCCCGCGAAGCCGCGGTAGTAGAAGACATCGAAGTTTTCGGAGTTGGCACTCTGACTGATGCCGTGGGGATGCTGTCCGGTTATCTGACGCTGGAGCCGACCACTTCGCAATTGACTACGCTTCAACAGAAGATGAATCAGTACGACATCGACTTTGGCGATGTGCGAGGCCAGGAATTCGCGAAGCGAGCTCTGGCCGTCGCGGCGGCGGGCGGCCATAATGTGCTCATGATCGGCAGTCCTGGGACGGGTAAAACCATGCTTTCCCGCCGGCTGGCCACGATTTTGCCACCCCTGACCGCCTTCGAAAGTCTGGAAACAACCCGCATCTACAGTGCGATGGGTCGACTCCCGGCGGGGGAATCACTCCTCACCACCCGCCCTTTCCGTTCTCCCCATCACACGATATCTGATGCCGGTATGGTAGGTGGAGGGACTATCCCGACACCGGGCGAAATTTCCCTCGCCCATCATGGCGTGCTGTTCCTCGATGAACTCCCTGAATTCAATCGCCGGAGTTTGGAAGTTTTACGTCAACCGCTCGAAGAAGGGAAAGTGACGATATCGCGGGCCACGCACTCCTCGACCTTCCCGGCCAGTTTCATTCTGGTCGCCTCGATGAATCCCTGCCCGTGCGGCTACCTCGGCGATCCCAAGCACGCCTGTAAGTGCTCTCCTATACAGATTGAAAAGTACATGGGGCGAATCAGTGGTCCATTGCTCGACCGCATCGATATGCACATCGAAGTGCCCGCCGTGCCCTTCAAGGAATTGTCGACTCAAAGGGAAGGAACCGGCAGTACCCAGATGAGGGAGCAAGTTGATCGGGCTCGGGCGATTCAAGCCGCGCGTTTTGGGGCCGGTGTGAAATCAATCAATTCCCGGATGTCTTCCCGTCAGTTACGAAAGTTTTGCACGCTCGAAAGTTCGAGCCAGGATTTGCTGCAATCGGCCATGGAAATGCTCGGTCTCTCCGCCCGAGCCCACGACCGGATTTTGCGGGTAGCTCGCACCATTGCCGATATCGAGGGGACTGCCGAAATTCAATCTTCGCATGTCAGCGAAGCGATTGCATACCGAACGCTCGACCGCCGGCTCTGGGCGAAGATGTGA
- the gyrA gene encoding DNA gyrase subunit A yields MPTLEIESELRDSYLAYAMSVIVSRALPDVRDGLKPSHRRILVAMNDLGLGPSSSTSKCAAIVGETMKRYHPHGDASIYDSLVRMTQNWALRYTLVHGQGNFGSIAGLPAAAHRYTEARLTNLAAEMLEDLNNDTVDFIDNYDGKYKEPLVLPSKVPNLLINGSDGIAVGMATEIPPHNLGEVCDALIALLENPNMSLGELISHIPGPDFPTGGIICGRQGIIDGYKTGRGKITLRARTEIVEEGKTTQIIIKEVPFQQTRNRLAEYIGELVKDERVKDISALRDESSARNGEPVRLVIDLKRGADPHLVLNQLYQFTPLQKTVSIILLALVDGRPRILTLKEMLEEFIKHRIQVIRRRTEYKLREAKRRGHILEGQLIAISSLDEVIRICRSSPNRSETKISLQNMEVSASVLGRAIGEKALTALQAELGVAESYRMTEAQADAVVRLQLGQLAALERDEIYKEYAQLREAIVGYETLLASEALIREVIKEDLTYLRNKFGDNRLTEISDEGAYVDMEDLIPVEDQVVSISHKGYIKRLPMDTYRVQHRGGKGVSGGTKDDDFVEHFFVASTHAYLLCFTNRGQLYWLKVYNIPEASRTSAGRSIANVLSLKPDEMITSVIPVRDFEGNFCLLAATRQGKVKKTPLEDYSRPKQGGIIGINLNEGDTLIGVCLVKPGDEVVLSSRNGMAIRFSESDARPMGRNTAGVWGINLKDDDELVGMVVADPEGFLLTICENGYGKRTPFGPNTADELPENGEEAVAEEPVEEESAEGEERSAMRYRKQRRGGKGVRDIRTSERNGKVIGIAAVKDTHELILMTMQGMVNRIKISEVRVVGRNTQGVRVMSVNDGDKIASLALVAAEEVVEEKVPATT; encoded by the coding sequence ATGCCGACGCTGGAAATCGAATCCGAACTCCGCGACAGCTATCTCGCTTACGCGATGAGCGTGATCGTCAGCCGGGCATTACCCGACGTGAGAGATGGTCTGAAACCCTCGCATCGGCGCATCCTGGTGGCCATGAACGACCTGGGCCTGGGGCCCTCTTCCTCCACCAGCAAGTGCGCGGCCATCGTCGGCGAGACGATGAAGCGCTACCACCCGCACGGCGACGCTAGCATTTACGATTCGCTGGTCCGCATGACCCAGAACTGGGCTCTCCGTTACACACTGGTTCATGGTCAGGGCAATTTCGGATCGATTGCAGGTCTGCCCGCCGCGGCCCACCGCTACACCGAAGCCCGGCTCACCAACCTCGCCGCCGAGATGCTGGAAGATCTCAATAACGACACAGTCGATTTTATCGACAACTACGACGGCAAGTATAAAGAGCCGCTGGTACTGCCCAGCAAGGTGCCCAATCTCCTGATTAATGGCTCCGATGGTATCGCCGTGGGCATGGCGACGGAAATTCCGCCTCATAATCTCGGCGAAGTTTGCGACGCCCTCATCGCTTTGCTCGAAAATCCGAACATGAGTCTAGGCGAGCTGATCTCGCACATTCCGGGCCCCGATTTTCCTACTGGTGGCATTATCTGCGGTCGGCAGGGGATAATCGACGGCTATAAGACCGGGCGGGGTAAAATCACCCTCCGGGCAAGAACGGAAATCGTCGAAGAAGGCAAGACGACTCAGATTATCATCAAGGAAGTTCCGTTCCAGCAGACTCGCAATCGTCTGGCCGAATATATCGGCGAACTGGTCAAAGATGAGCGAGTCAAAGACATTTCGGCCCTCCGCGACGAGTCGTCCGCCCGTAATGGCGAGCCGGTACGGCTGGTGATCGATTTGAAACGCGGCGCCGATCCGCACCTGGTTTTAAATCAACTCTATCAGTTCACACCGCTCCAGAAAACCGTCAGCATAATTCTGCTGGCCCTGGTAGACGGTCGGCCGCGCATTCTAACCCTCAAGGAGATGCTGGAAGAGTTCATCAAGCATCGAATTCAGGTCATACGACGGCGAACGGAATACAAACTGCGTGAAGCTAAGCGACGCGGCCATATTCTCGAAGGCCAGTTGATCGCCATCTCCTCCCTCGACGAAGTTATCCGGATCTGCCGATCTTCTCCCAACCGCAGTGAAACCAAGATTTCCCTGCAAAATATGGAGGTGTCGGCCAGCGTGCTGGGCCGGGCTATCGGTGAAAAAGCGCTGACCGCTCTACAGGCGGAATTGGGAGTCGCCGAATCATACCGGATGACGGAAGCCCAGGCCGATGCGGTGGTCCGGCTCCAGTTGGGGCAATTGGCCGCGCTGGAACGGGATGAAATCTACAAGGAGTACGCTCAGCTACGCGAAGCCATAGTCGGCTACGAAACCCTGCTGGCCAGCGAAGCCCTGATTCGCGAGGTGATTAAAGAAGATCTGACTTATCTCCGGAATAAATTCGGCGACAATCGATTGACCGAGATCAGCGATGAAGGGGCCTATGTGGACATGGAAGATCTGATTCCCGTAGAGGATCAGGTCGTGAGCATATCGCATAAAGGCTACATCAAACGACTGCCGATGGACACCTATCGGGTCCAGCATCGCGGCGGTAAAGGCGTCTCGGGCGGCACCAAAGACGACGATTTCGTTGAACATTTCTTTGTGGCCTCCACGCATGCATATCTACTTTGCTTCACCAATCGCGGCCAACTCTACTGGCTAAAGGTTTACAACATCCCCGAAGCGAGCCGAACCAGCGCGGGCCGGTCGATCGCCAACGTGCTGTCGCTCAAGCCCGACGAGATGATCACCAGCGTCATCCCCGTACGTGATTTCGAAGGGAACTTCTGCCTGTTGGCGGCCACTCGCCAGGGGAAGGTGAAAAAGACTCCTCTCGAAGATTACTCGCGACCCAAGCAGGGCGGGATCATCGGCATCAACCTCAATGAGGGTGATACACTGATCGGAGTCTGCCTCGTCAAACCGGGAGATGAAGTCGTTCTTTCCTCACGGAACGGCATGGCCATTCGTTTCAGCGAATCGGATGCCCGTCCGATGGGTCGCAACACGGCCGGCGTCTGGGGCATCAATCTCAAGGACGATGATGAACTGGTAGGCATGGTCGTGGCCGATCCGGAAGGTTTTCTTTTGACCATCTGCGAAAACGGTTACGGTAAGCGTACGCCGTTTGGTCCAAATACCGCCGATGAATTGCCCGAAAATGGCGAAGAAGCGGTAGCCGAGGAACCCGTCGAAGAGGAATCGGCCGAGGGGGAAGAGCGTTCAGCGATGCGGTACCGCAAACAGCGCCGGGGTGGTAAGGGCGTTCGAGATATTCGAACCAGCGAACGCAACGGCAAAGTGATCGGTATTGCGGCTGTCAAGGATACGCACGAACTGATTCTGATGACCATGCAGGGTATGGTAAATCGAATCAAGATTTCGGAAGTCCGAGTGGTTGGTCGCAACACCCAGGGCGTGCGCGTGATGAGTGTCAACGATGGGGACAAAATTGCCTCCCTGGCATTAGTGGCCGCGGAAGAAGTTGTGGAAGAAAAAGTCCCAGCCACAACCTGA